A part of Melittangium boletus DSM 14713 genomic DNA contains:
- a CDS encoding DUF1697 domain-containing protein yields the protein MALFIALLRGINVGSTRKVPMADLRALCGELGFTQVESYIQSGNLVFTAPGKAAAVEDALEKALEKRFGFPVAVLVRTPAQWAEYVQGNPLLEASEKEPNRVMLALSKAPPKKDAVEKLRERATTERFEAAGDALWVHYAEGAGSSKLSPALWDRLVGSPVTARNWRTVQKLAELAGVSG from the coding sequence ATGGCGCTCTTCATCGCGCTCCTGCGCGGCATCAATGTAGGCAGCACCCGCAAGGTCCCCATGGCGGACCTCCGGGCTCTGTGTGGCGAGCTCGGCTTCACGCAGGTGGAGAGCTACATCCAGAGCGGCAATCTCGTCTTCACCGCCCCGGGCAAGGCGGCGGCGGTGGAGGACGCCCTGGAGAAGGCCCTCGAGAAGCGTTTTGGGTTCCCGGTGGCCGTGCTCGTCCGCACCCCCGCCCAGTGGGCGGAGTACGTCCAGGGAAACCCGCTGCTCGAGGCGTCGGAGAAGGAGCCCAACCGGGTGATGCTGGCCCTGTCCAAGGCGCCTCCGAAGAAGGACGCCGTCGAGAAGCTTCGTGAACGCGCGACCACGGAACGGTTCGAGGCCGCGGGCGATGCCCTCTGGGTGCACTATGCCGAGGGGGCGGGGAGCTCGAAGCTGTCGCCCGCGTTGTGGGATCGCCTCGTGGGCTCGCCCGTCACCGCGCGCAACTGGCGGACGGTCCAGAAGCTGGCGGAGCTGGCCGGCGTCTCCGGATGA
- a CDS encoding serine hydrolase domain-containing protein: MTTADAVLHATRRYLRDHPSASLCVGITHRGEHHVQSLQGAAGAPPAVDSLYALGTLTQVFTGGLLALLVDRGEVRLDTPLQELIPRPLLPDEAAGRITLEQLATHTSGMPHDPPNLRTPQQNPSDPYGHYSAALFGEFLRGYRPQHPPPRKPSESIIGQGVLGHALSRRLRLNYGHAVRDFLCTPLGLGDTTFRLSESQEPRLRPGHTARGVAVPGWTFPALPGAGALYSTVPDLLRFLDANLGHQDAGLGQALRLAHAPRVKTRGGGMGLGWKSSQVKGQSIVWRASMMGGTSGFLGFSAETDTGVVLLSDHTGGFLASLLRRTPLETPGFDLLESPLQTKATP, translated from the coding sequence ATGACCACCGCTGACGCCGTCCTCCACGCCACCCGACGCTATCTCCGTGACCATCCCTCGGCCTCCCTGTGCGTGGGAATCACGCACCGGGGCGAGCATCATGTCCAATCCCTCCAGGGAGCAGCGGGCGCCCCTCCCGCTGTGGATTCCCTCTACGCGCTGGGCACCCTCACCCAGGTCTTCACCGGCGGTCTCCTGGCGCTCCTGGTGGACCGGGGCGAGGTGCGGCTCGACACCCCCCTCCAGGAACTGATTCCCCGGCCGCTCCTCCCGGATGAAGCCGCCGGCCGCATCACGCTCGAGCAACTGGCGACGCACACCTCCGGCATGCCGCACGATCCGCCGAACCTGCGGACGCCTCAACAGAACCCCTCGGACCCCTACGGCCACTACAGCGCGGCGCTCTTCGGAGAATTCCTGCGGGGCTACCGTCCCCAGCATCCACCGCCGCGAAAGCCCTCCGAGTCCATCATCGGCCAGGGCGTCCTCGGGCATGCCCTCTCCCGCCGCCTGCGGCTCAACTACGGACACGCCGTGCGGGACTTCCTCTGCACGCCACTGGGGTTGGGCGACACCACCTTCCGTCTCTCGGAGAGCCAGGAGCCGCGTCTGCGTCCCGGCCACACCGCCCGGGGCGTGGCGGTACCCGGCTGGACCTTCCCGGCGCTGCCCGGAGCCGGAGCCCTCTACTCGACGGTGCCGGATCTGCTGCGCTTCCTCGACGCGAACCTCGGACACCAGGACGCCGGGCTGGGTCAGGCCCTGCGGCTCGCGCATGCCCCCCGCGTGAAGACCCGAGGCGGCGGTATGGGGCTCGGATGGAAGAGTTCCCAGGTGAAAGGCCAATCCATCGTGTGGCGCGCCTCGATGATGGGCGGCACGTCCGGCTTCCTCGGCTTCTCGGCGGAAACGGACACCGGCGTCGTCCTGCTGTCGGATCACACGGGCGGGTTCCTGGCCTCGCTCCTCCGCCGGACCCCGTTGGAGACGCCGGGATTCGACCTGCTAGAGTCACCCCTCCAAACAAAGGCAACCCCATGA
- a CDS encoding aldo/keto reductase: MDYVNLGHTGLKVSRICLGCMSYGSSKWRPWVLDEEASQPFFRRAVEAGINFFDTADMYSLGVSEEVTGRALRQYAKLDEVVIATKVFNPMNDRPNMGGLSRKHVVQGCEASLKRLGVETIDLYQIHRMDPHTPLEETLEALDLLVRQGKVRYLGASSSTAWKFAKALSLSERNGWARFVSMQNHYNLVYREEEREMIPLCEEEGIGVIPWSPLARGLLAGSRKSLDDKQATTRSGSDAFATTLYDNPHDWDVVEAVKKVASAKGHSPAEVSLAWLLSKPAVVAPIIGATKMAHLEDALRSLDVRLTPEEVKALEAPYQPHAVRGH, translated from the coding sequence ATGGACTACGTCAACCTGGGACATACCGGACTGAAGGTGTCGCGCATCTGCCTGGGCTGCATGAGTTATGGCAGCTCGAAGTGGCGCCCGTGGGTGCTGGACGAGGAGGCCTCGCAGCCCTTCTTCCGGCGCGCGGTGGAGGCCGGCATCAACTTCTTCGACACCGCGGACATGTACTCGCTCGGCGTGAGCGAGGAGGTGACGGGCCGCGCCCTGCGCCAGTACGCGAAGCTGGACGAGGTGGTGATCGCCACCAAGGTGTTCAACCCCATGAACGACCGGCCCAACATGGGCGGGCTGTCGCGCAAGCACGTGGTGCAGGGGTGTGAGGCGAGCCTCAAGCGGCTCGGCGTGGAGACCATCGACCTCTACCAGATCCACCGCATGGATCCGCACACGCCCCTCGAGGAGACGCTGGAGGCGCTGGATCTGCTCGTGCGCCAGGGCAAGGTGCGCTACCTGGGCGCCAGCTCCTCCACCGCGTGGAAGTTCGCCAAGGCCCTGAGCCTGTCCGAGCGCAACGGCTGGGCACGCTTCGTGTCCATGCAGAACCACTACAACCTCGTCTACCGCGAGGAGGAGCGCGAGATGATTCCCCTGTGCGAGGAGGAGGGCATCGGCGTCATTCCCTGGTCTCCCCTCGCGCGAGGGCTGCTCGCGGGCTCTCGCAAGTCCCTGGACGACAAGCAGGCGACGACCCGCTCGGGCTCGGATGCCTTCGCGACGACGCTCTACGACAACCCCCATGACTGGGACGTGGTGGAGGCGGTGAAGAAGGTGGCCTCCGCCAAGGGCCACTCGCCCGCCGAGGTCTCCCTGGCGTGGCTCCTGTCCAAGCCCGCCGTGGTGGCGCCCATCATCGGCGCCACCAAGATGGCGCACCTGGAGGACGCGCTGCGCTCGCTCGACGTGAGGCTCACCCCGGAGGAGGTGAAGGCGCTCGAGGCGCCCTACCAGCCCCACGCCGTGCGCGGCCACTGA
- a CDS encoding S8 family peptidase — protein MTTLSKISTSPLSTQRPATEAAPRETSAAPAAAARAVVPRPGDGFDATPAPSNFVDRPKGLRPSGTPQTSPAVNTLAAFETAAPKSPAGPRPTPTGAPVIAVFDGGVDASHPDLDDAMWTNPGEIEGDGIDNDGNGIKDDIHGFNVGFNSGDLLKGEGADHGTHVAGIIAAEDNGQGNTGVAAGKAQILSVGGIYDGKDLLTNFERAVDYVVDLKNKGANIRAVNASFGDEYRDAASQKRWKDAVQKLADADILLVAATANGNGSNMNNVKDFPANLDLPNVLTVASMDKRNDKLARYSSHGDKVVEMAAVGEDVLSTVPGGGWEEMSGTSMATPRVAATAALMFAENPKLTAAQVRDMLVNTVEKDPDLVGKVSTGGKLDIDAAVAAARASAQPNAFVAEW, from the coding sequence ATGACGACGCTCTCCAAGATCTCGACCTCGCCCCTCTCGACGCAGCGCCCCGCCACCGAGGCGGCTCCTCGCGAGACGTCGGCCGCGCCCGCCGCCGCCGCGCGCGCCGTGGTGCCCCGTCCGGGGGATGGATTCGACGCCACGCCCGCGCCCTCGAACTTCGTGGATCGCCCCAAGGGCTTGCGCCCGAGCGGCACGCCGCAGACCTCGCCGGCCGTGAACACGCTGGCCGCCTTCGAGACGGCCGCCCCCAAGAGCCCGGCGGGCCCCCGGCCCACGCCCACGGGCGCGCCCGTCATCGCCGTGTTCGACGGCGGGGTGGACGCCAGCCACCCGGACCTGGATGACGCCATGTGGACCAACCCCGGCGAGATCGAGGGCGACGGCATCGACAACGACGGCAACGGCATCAAGGACGACATCCACGGCTTCAACGTGGGCTTCAACTCGGGGGATCTGCTCAAGGGCGAGGGCGCGGATCACGGCACGCACGTGGCGGGCATCATCGCGGCCGAGGACAACGGCCAGGGCAACACGGGCGTGGCCGCGGGCAAGGCGCAGATCCTCTCGGTGGGCGGCATCTACGACGGCAAGGATCTGCTGACCAACTTCGAGCGCGCGGTGGACTACGTGGTGGACCTCAAGAACAAGGGGGCCAACATCCGCGCGGTGAACGCGAGCTTCGGCGACGAGTACCGGGACGCGGCCTCGCAGAAGCGCTGGAAGGACGCGGTGCAGAAGCTGGCGGACGCGGACATCCTCCTGGTGGCGGCCACGGCCAATGGCAATGGCAGCAACATGAACAACGTGAAGGACTTCCCGGCCAACCTGGATCTGCCCAACGTGTTGACCGTGGCGTCCATGGACAAGCGCAACGACAAGCTGGCGCGCTACTCCTCGCACGGCGACAAGGTGGTGGAGATGGCCGCCGTGGGCGAGGACGTGCTGAGCACGGTGCCCGGTGGAGGCTGGGAGGAGATGAGCGGCACCTCCATGGCCACCCCGCGCGTGGCGGCCACCGCGGCGCTGATGTTCGCGGAGAACCCGAAGCTCACCGCCGCTCAGGTGCGCGACATGCTCGTGAACACGGTGGAGAAGGATCCGGACCTCGTGGGCAAGGTGAGCACCGGCGGCAAGCTGGACATCGACGCCGCCGTGGCCGCCGCGCGCGCCTCGGCCCAACCCAACGCCTTCGTCGCCGAGTGGTGA
- a CDS encoding N-acetylmuramoyl-L-alanine amidase family protein, which translates to MPPFSPWPLLLAAALSSAAAPEASPTPAPPPTVPSAPWPSASAPLTVAQVTFPKGFGRKRIYLDAGHGAPGNEGNSSVTCEPEESHTLRVAQALARRLEATGHFQVKLSRAPGKRPPYASRLQEAERWRAALFLSLHSDARGQAREWLAAPEQWCARNDAAPGYSVLYADDTPEPLLTQRSRAARALARRMGEAGFLPYGGEDYVGLYAPDSAQPGTFVSRHAPGQRIFVLRKPLIPSVIIETHHAWDFEESARWREERTLEAFAAAVAQGLVDTLGGT; encoded by the coding sequence ATGCCACCCTTCTCCCCCTGGCCGCTGCTGCTCGCCGCCGCCCTGTCGTCCGCCGCGGCTCCCGAGGCGTCCCCCACGCCCGCTCCCCCACCCACCGTTCCCTCGGCTCCGTGGCCGTCCGCGAGCGCACCGCTCACGGTGGCCCAGGTGACGTTCCCCAAGGGCTTCGGGCGCAAGCGCATCTATCTGGACGCGGGGCATGGAGCGCCGGGCAACGAGGGCAACTCGTCCGTCACCTGCGAGCCAGAGGAGTCCCACACGCTGCGGGTCGCCCAGGCGTTGGCCCGGCGGCTCGAGGCCACGGGGCACTTCCAGGTGAAGCTGAGCCGCGCTCCGGGGAAACGTCCTCCGTACGCCTCCCGGCTCCAGGAGGCCGAGCGCTGGAGAGCGGCGCTCTTCCTGAGCCTCCATTCGGACGCACGAGGACAGGCGCGCGAGTGGTTGGCGGCTCCGGAACAGTGGTGCGCGCGTAATGACGCGGCTCCTGGCTACAGCGTGCTCTACGCGGACGACACCCCCGAGCCCCTGCTGACCCAGCGGTCGCGCGCGGCACGGGCGCTGGCGCGCCGCATGGGAGAGGCGGGCTTCCTCCCCTATGGAGGCGAGGACTATGTGGGTCTGTATGCCCCCGACTCCGCGCAGCCAGGCACCTTCGTGAGCCGGCACGCACCCGGACAGCGCATCTTCGTCCTGCGCAAGCCGCTCATCCCCTCGGTCATCATCGAGACGCATCACGCCTGGGACTTCGAGGAGTCCGCGCGCTGGCGCGAGGAGCGCACGCTGGAGGCCTTCGCGGCGGCGGTGGCCCAGGGATTGGTGGACACACTCGGAGGCACGTGA
- a CDS encoding DUSAM domain-containing protein — MSDEIDWNSIRELSRRVLERGESLELTEGTRALLLRTAQEVGISHEDAGEALRNGSTASTLLRETITRIDDGSDRLSDARLRMYDLRDAGDLEGARQQMRDVLAVEVVPLYREQAGILLDELTGLADVLATGRLNPDLPARPQLAVLAQRIQQGHALELTDNLRALLRRTAPTAAVSEAETEEALKSTEGAEALMVMILSRFQKAEHRFLRSMYRMTSLRDAGNLEGARQQMRDVLAVEIVPQYRRMAEEQLKGLDSPPPKS, encoded by the coding sequence ATGTCCGATGAAATCGACTGGAACTCCATTAGGGAACTGTCACGGAGGGTGTTGGAACGCGGCGAGTCGCTGGAACTGACAGAAGGCACGCGCGCCCTGTTGCTGAGGACCGCTCAAGAGGTGGGCATCAGCCATGAAGATGCTGGTGAGGCTCTTCGCAATGGGAGCACGGCCAGCACGTTACTGAGAGAGACCATCACGCGCATTGATGACGGCTCCGATCGGCTGAGTGACGCACGACTTCGGATGTACGACCTTCGGGATGCGGGCGACCTTGAAGGGGCACGTCAGCAGATGCGTGACGTACTCGCCGTAGAGGTAGTCCCACTCTACCGGGAGCAGGCCGGAATCCTTCTCGACGAATTGACCGGGCTTGCGGACGTGCTCGCAACGGGGCGCCTCAATCCGGACCTGCCCGCCCGGCCGCAGCTCGCCGTTCTCGCGCAGCGAATCCAGCAGGGTCACGCCCTGGAACTCACCGACAACTTGCGTGCCCTCCTACGCCGGACCGCCCCCACGGCAGCCGTGAGCGAGGCCGAGACGGAAGAGGCCCTAAAGAGCACGGAAGGAGCCGAGGCCCTGATGGTGATGATTCTCTCGCGCTTCCAGAAGGCTGAGCATCGATTCCTGCGCTCGATGTACCGGATGACGAGCCTCCGGGACGCTGGGAATCTCGAAGGTGCCCGCCAGCAGATGCGTGACGTGCTCGCCGTGGAGATCGTGCCGCAATACCGGCGGATGGCCGAGGAACAGCTAAAGGGCCTCGATAGCCCGCCCCCGAAGTCGTGA
- a CDS encoding DUF2381 family protein, protein MRNFLPPRSALILVLLASAAMARGREPISRTVYLSDEPKAEVPSVYVAGEMVTVLRFEKPCDRERTKLLGWEGRFEPVECVGKKVLVEPLKDIKPEDSFLLVVTLADGKELPFTVTARNEQFDHQVNVFPDNETKGALQSRLEYSQYKERILKEQNERYRKEETSIDHALAALLAKGALKMTPFRQQYVSLVKNPRGAEILVTVLTSKKPDSKKPDKVAVIINLKNNSPSESSSLMEARLVAEGSGEQRPLALRATQESWGPGGESGQIAVVFNAGAFDLNDSPDRLVLELFRQGSGIREAWVFLDRHMLGL, encoded by the coding sequence ATGCGGAACTTCTTACCTCCCCGGTCTGCTCTGATTCTCGTTCTCTTGGCGTCTGCGGCCATGGCCCGTGGACGCGAGCCCATCTCTCGGACCGTCTACCTCTCGGACGAACCAAAGGCGGAAGTGCCCTCGGTTTACGTCGCGGGTGAGATGGTAACCGTCCTCCGTTTCGAGAAACCTTGTGACCGGGAACGGACGAAACTGCTGGGCTGGGAAGGCCGCTTCGAGCCCGTGGAATGCGTCGGGAAGAAGGTGCTCGTAGAACCGCTCAAAGACATCAAGCCCGAGGATAGTTTTCTGTTGGTGGTGACGCTCGCGGACGGGAAGGAATTGCCCTTCACCGTGACGGCTCGAAACGAGCAGTTTGACCATCAGGTGAACGTGTTCCCGGACAATGAGACCAAGGGGGCGCTCCAGAGTCGTCTGGAGTATTCCCAATACAAAGAGCGGATTCTCAAGGAACAAAACGAGCGCTACCGGAAAGAGGAGACATCAATTGACCATGCCCTTGCAGCGCTCTTGGCAAAGGGCGCGTTGAAAATGACCCCGTTCCGCCAGCAGTACGTCTCGCTGGTGAAGAATCCGAGGGGTGCCGAAATCTTGGTGACCGTCCTTACAAGCAAGAAGCCCGATAGTAAGAAGCCCGATAAGGTCGCCGTCATCATCAACTTGAAGAACAACAGCCCATCGGAGTCTTCGAGCCTGATGGAAGCGCGCTTGGTAGCCGAGGGGAGCGGGGAGCAAAGGCCGCTTGCTCTGCGTGCTACTCAGGAAAGCTGGGGGCCCGGTGGTGAAAGCGGGCAGATTGCCGTTGTCTTTAACGCGGGCGCATTTGACTTGAACGATAGCCCCGACCGGCTCGTTCTAGAACTCTTCCGCCAAGGGAGCGGGATTCGAGAAGCTTGGGTTTTTCTGGATCGACACATGCTTGGGCTGTAA
- a CDS encoding cellulose binding domain-containing protein — protein MAGQAQAGRAWTGFAAVLLAWALPMGESLAGTNDFTVQYQNYNASGPGDDIIEANIKIRNNTTTAIPLSGIVVRYWFTKNNASGATPACWWWNASPCPNLTVTSGNVSLTGADRYAEIRFTSGAGSLAPGATTAAIDLGVTFGTNVDETDDYSYGGNTSFIDWNRITVHDAGSAPTAGLRGGTPPSGGGGGDDGGGGTITTEFFDDFSYTGAGDSLFTGWWNVRNGSSWTGPGPEPEYAAPWSSGNVSIVTDPASASNKLLRLTTSTRGSNGSTLQAEVSSKARKFKFGTYASRVKFNNTPLSGTRYFADKPVETFFTITEYITNDPNYSEQDFEYMPNGGWGRGNTNTLWTTSWEDTRLPINDSDKVSDWFSADYSGWHTLVLQVSSTSIRYYIDGQLLTTHATKYLPETAQFIYFNIWFTELDRTQGSSRTYHQEADWVYFAKDAILSPSQVTSRIDSLRASSVTRRDTVN, from the coding sequence ATGGCGGGACAAGCCCAGGCGGGACGCGCCTGGACGGGCTTCGCCGCCGTTCTTCTGGCGTGGGCGCTTCCCATGGGCGAAAGCCTCGCCGGAACGAATGACTTCACGGTCCAATACCAGAATTACAACGCCTCGGGCCCAGGTGACGACATCATCGAGGCCAACATCAAGATTCGTAACAACACCACGACCGCGATTCCGCTGAGCGGCATCGTCGTGCGCTATTGGTTCACGAAGAACAACGCCTCGGGCGCGACGCCCGCGTGCTGGTGGTGGAACGCATCGCCTTGCCCGAACCTCACGGTCACGTCCGGGAACGTGTCCCTCACGGGCGCGGACCGCTACGCGGAGATCCGCTTCACCAGCGGCGCGGGAAGCCTGGCGCCGGGAGCGACCACCGCGGCGATCGACCTCGGGGTGACGTTCGGCACCAACGTCGACGAGACGGATGATTACTCGTACGGCGGCAACACCTCGTTCATCGATTGGAACCGCATCACCGTGCATGACGCCGGCTCCGCGCCCACGGCCGGGCTGCGCGGCGGAACACCTCCCTCGGGAGGAGGCGGTGGAGATGACGGCGGCGGCGGCACCATCACCACCGAGTTCTTCGACGACTTCAGCTACACGGGGGCTGGCGACTCCCTCTTCACCGGCTGGTGGAACGTGCGCAACGGCTCCAGCTGGACGGGTCCCGGCCCCGAGCCGGAGTACGCCGCGCCCTGGAGCTCGGGCAACGTGTCGATCGTCACCGACCCGGCGAGTGCCAGCAACAAGCTGCTGCGGCTCACCACGAGCACGCGCGGCTCCAATGGGAGCACGTTGCAGGCCGAGGTCTCCTCCAAGGCCCGGAAGTTCAAGTTCGGCACCTACGCCTCCCGGGTGAAGTTCAACAACACGCCGCTGTCCGGGACGCGGTACTTCGCCGACAAGCCCGTCGAGACCTTCTTCACCATCACGGAATACATCACCAACGATCCGAACTACTCGGAGCAGGACTTCGAGTACATGCCCAACGGGGGCTGGGGCCGAGGCAATACCAACACCCTGTGGACGACCTCCTGGGAAGACACGCGGCTGCCCATCAACGACTCCGACAAGGTCTCGGACTGGTTCAGCGCGGATTACTCGGGGTGGCACACGCTCGTGCTCCAGGTCTCCAGCACGTCCATCCGCTACTACATCGACGGCCAGTTGCTGACGACCCATGCGACCAAATACCTGCCCGAGACCGCCCAGTTCATCTACTTCAACATCTGGTTCACGGAGTTGGACAGGACGCAGGGCAGCTCGCGCACGTACCACCAGGAAGCGGACTGGGTGTATTTCGCCAAGGACGCGATCCTGTCTCCTTCTCAGGTCACGTCGAGGATCGACAGCCTCCGCGCTTCATCGGTCACCCGCAGGGACACGGTGAACTGA
- a CDS encoding DUF6748 domain-containing protein, translated as MSQDTPSTVYIVKDNGKRCFAPPCDHYDLFRADQPDVKLQSIHELDLSAIAGDDTTRGELAQRAFSADGLKLEGTLAQRLKAGPGGDAVVLRATRVVG; from the coding sequence ATGAGCCAGGACACCCCGAGCACCGTCTACATCGTCAAGGACAACGGCAAGCGCTGCTTCGCCCCGCCCTGCGACCACTATGACCTGTTCCGCGCGGACCAGCCGGACGTGAAGCTCCAGTCCATCCACGAGCTGGACCTGAGCGCCATCGCGGGCGACGACACGACGCGGGGCGAGCTGGCCCAACGCGCCTTCTCCGCCGACGGCCTGAAGCTGGAGGGAACGCTGGCCCAGCGCCTCAAGGCCGGCCCGGGGGGCGACGCCGTTGTCCTGCGCGCCACCCGCGTTGTCGGCTGA
- a CDS encoding ester cyclase: MDAHKARELYTQYLTRLYLQRDIESLNQFFSPDAVTHPLPAGVPEGVQGLKLMARVWLESFSDIHFTLHSFLQDQDLVAARITLTAVHTGSFMGIPATGRRVEVADHPHYRIQNGKIVEIWDQLDMLSLLRQLGALPTVAQAA, from the coding sequence ATGGATGCCCATAAGGCCCGGGAGCTCTACACGCAGTACCTGACCCGTCTCTACCTCCAGCGCGATATCGAGAGCCTGAACCAGTTCTTCTCTCCTGACGCCGTGACCCATCCCCTGCCCGCCGGTGTCCCGGAGGGTGTACAGGGTTTGAAGCTCATGGCGCGCGTGTGGTTGGAGTCCTTCTCTGACATCCACTTCACGCTCCATTCCTTCCTCCAGGATCAGGATCTGGTGGCCGCGCGCATCACCCTGACGGCCGTGCACACCGGGAGCTTCATGGGCATTCCCGCCACGGGAAGGCGGGTGGAGGTCGCCGACCATCCCCACTACCGGATCCAGAACGGCAAGATCGTCGAGATCTGGGATCAGCTGGACATGCTGTCCTTGCTGCGGCAACTCGGCGCGCTCCCGACCGTCGCACAGGCGGCCTGA
- a CDS encoding TIGR02265 family protein — protein sequence MGHLENAGSTQPLEFWLQDLERRRALMKPEHTMRGFFFNGLMENIRTLGDEALARRCLEACGEERFVDFFNYSVQLLPPILRTSLPLLAERHGGGENALRQVGRRASSDFMASVAGKAMLMLAQNRPRPLINSIPSAFRVGMSFSHAELTWMGPTRGRLQMDISYMPPPFHEGMVRYMLEATSAQGIQVTARATGELLITCDFSWE from the coding sequence ATGGGGCACCTCGAGAATGCCGGGAGCACACAACCGCTGGAGTTCTGGCTCCAGGATCTGGAGCGGCGCCGGGCGCTCATGAAGCCGGAGCACACCATGCGCGGCTTCTTCTTCAACGGACTGATGGAGAACATCCGGACACTCGGAGACGAGGCCCTGGCCAGGCGCTGCCTGGAGGCGTGCGGCGAGGAGCGCTTCGTGGACTTCTTCAACTACTCCGTCCAGTTGCTGCCTCCCATCCTCCGCACCTCGCTGCCCCTGCTCGCCGAGCGCCATGGAGGCGGCGAGAACGCGCTGCGGCAGGTGGGGCGGCGGGCCTCCTCCGACTTCATGGCGTCCGTGGCCGGCAAGGCCATGCTCATGCTGGCCCAGAACCGCCCCAGGCCGTTGATCAACAGCATCCCCTCGGCCTTCCGCGTGGGCATGAGCTTCAGCCACGCGGAGCTGACATGGATGGGCCCGACCCGAGGCCGCCTTCAGATGGACATCAGCTACATGCCCCCGCCCTTCCATGAAGGCATGGTGCGATACATGCTCGAGGCGACAAGTGCCCAGGGCATCCAGGTCACCGCCCGGGCCACGGGAGAACTCCTCATCACGTGTGATTTCTCCTGGGAGTGA
- a CDS encoding NAD-dependent epimerase/dehydratase family protein yields MWNTLLTGANGFLGSALARVLSSRGHHAACLVRPRADLSALAGIPHERVEGDVTDAASLARAVQGRDVVFHLAGVRRAATREEFMHVNAEGTRLLCEALVATGSRPRLVLVGSLGASGPSRPGHPRVEEEPLQPAEWYGESKAEAERIVFSYADRLPVTVARPPRIVGPGDRENLVLFKLVSRGLRLELGGGPRPLTLVDVEDVAELLLLLAEREQALGQAFFVGHAHPLSLERIQEIAAEALGVRTRTLHVPPAALTALATVADGVSRLTGRRLALNRKFARQLLVPAWTCSGAKAERLLGFRATRDPADAIRRSAHWYREHGWL; encoded by the coding sequence ATGTGGAACACCTTGCTCACGGGCGCGAACGGTTTCCTGGGCTCGGCCCTGGCTCGCGTCCTCTCCTCGCGAGGCCATCACGCCGCCTGTCTCGTGCGTCCTCGCGCCGACCTCTCGGCACTCGCGGGCATTCCCCATGAGCGCGTGGAGGGAGACGTGACGGACGCCGCCAGCCTGGCGCGGGCGGTCCAGGGCCGGGACGTGGTCTTCCACCTGGCGGGAGTGCGCCGCGCGGCCACCCGGGAGGAATTCATGCACGTCAACGCCGAGGGCACCCGGCTGTTGTGCGAGGCCTTGGTGGCCACGGGCTCCCGGCCCCGGCTGGTGCTGGTGGGCTCATTGGGAGCCTCGGGGCCTTCACGGCCCGGCCATCCCCGGGTGGAGGAGGAGCCTCTTCAACCCGCGGAGTGGTACGGCGAGAGCAAGGCCGAGGCCGAGCGCATCGTCTTCTCCTACGCGGACAGGCTGCCCGTGACGGTGGCACGGCCGCCGCGCATCGTGGGCCCGGGGGATCGCGAGAACCTCGTCCTCTTCAAGCTGGTGTCCCGGGGCCTGCGGTTGGAACTGGGAGGAGGACCCCGGCCGCTGACCCTGGTGGACGTGGAAGACGTGGCGGAGTTGTTGTTGCTGCTGGCCGAGCGCGAGCAAGCCCTCGGTCAGGCCTTCTTCGTGGGCCATGCCCACCCGCTCTCCCTGGAGCGGATCCAGGAGATCGCCGCCGAGGCGCTGGGAGTCAGGACGCGGACCCTGCATGTGCCGCCCGCGGCGCTGACGGCCCTGGCCACCGTGGCGGATGGGGTGTCACGCCTGACAGGCCGGCGTCTGGCCCTCAATCGCAAGTTCGCGCGGCAGCTCCTGGTCCCCGCCTGGACGTGCTCGGGCGCCAAGGCGGAGCGGCTGCTGGGCTTCCGCGCCACGAGGGACCCGGCCGACGCCATCCGCCGCAGCGCGCACTGGTACCGGGAGCATGGCTGGCTCTGA